In Dromaius novaehollandiae isolate bDroNov1 chromosome 3, bDroNov1.hap1, whole genome shotgun sequence, the following are encoded in one genomic region:
- the ZNF451 gene encoding E3 SUMO-protein ligase ZNF451 isoform X3 encodes MESFSSGNIPESKSPSAPISTSQHESEDDIEFIGEGPLRPVLECIDLVSSEDEEPNSSSYAHRNVKRKDHIDYQKERVTSTLDRLARHVEVEKQQKEEKNKAFKEKVDSQYAHGLQELEFIRGHSDTEAARLCVDQWLKMPGLKPGTINSGRKGIYQRAGQTPTNSSPISCPVMNCNRKFDNGHLLLGHLKRFDHSPCDPTITLHGPPNNAVACVICCKRFSTSQQYNDHLLSKLNENDGHKKDLPPQLIQCYACPNCFLLFTIRDECLQHMSGKNHFLQVFKLSGEMKTGLPLPFPSYAKKLLISLCKEVPFQVKCISCYQILRSHMELTAHFRTRCRNSGPMALSKKSISQVAEIFKTKGHCENCDKLFADEDQITQHKQSTQHKIKVISTMEESILTFCHINEKNKNPSHLRHIVDRSRPLLKRPLTWSESTNESESAPSKRRSDLKDKNEGHIENQSQGSACKVKAWFCECLQKFLTEESVEKHILSANRICHKCAVCGKLAENSSIIRLHMSRFHGGAHLTNFIFWCRACSADLLREEDIMGHVTEFHGGHSYYYEQEALEDESVPSASGTVCSSSTETKDCIPSPVELSPDRSLVLGKWQCHICEEMFDSEDCVKQHCMSLESHAFHRYCCGLCRNHFRKVGTLQRHCQEHHDQEIQIKYFCGLCGNLFFDTEEEFLIHYKDLHSMDYAFVPEQMEVSIKKEDDFLPVEKGDCLTCGCRTNYVSRINRRNDYVNCQKVMLQKGSLWFRCCLCSATAQNFADLNSHLNSHASVKRNEEMYVVRCAACNKNFHDLQSAHQHYHMKHCFLQKPDISNLASESENTVFKFAASGACVDKKPDKQKLSAYPSKAQERPQSSPLQGPIHGKKEKENSAYSEETNEDSELPDFDYLSTMTHIVLVDLDNWGSLFTQLPANLNQGTFIWGFQGGYSNWKPPVQCKIYNYLKKIGCFFLHPRCGTRREAADFALCVHAGRLDEHLPKQIPFTVLSGDKSFLELEAQFKMTQRSARILNPHHIEGDMMCALLNSISDTTKVSDSEEDEDIKLTVKRSLEEAKKQEEQDAELEEAVKRSLEEM; translated from the exons GAGAAAGTTGATTCCCAGTATGCTCATGGACTGCAGGAACTAGAATTTATTCGTGGACACAGTGACACAGAAGCTGCAAGATTATGTGTGGACCAGTGGTTAAAAATGCCAG GTCTCAAACCAGGCACCATTAACAGTGGAAGAAAGGGTATTTATCAGAGGGCAGGTCAGACACCAACCAACAGCAGTCCAATTTCTTGTCCTGTAATGAATTGTAACAGAAAGTTTGATAATGGGCATCTTCTCCTAGGTCATCTTAAAAG GTTTGATCATTCTCCTTGTGACCCAACAATTACATTACATGGACCTCCAAATAATGCTGTTGCCTGTGTGATATGCTGCAAAAGATTTTCAACCTCTCAGCAGTACAATGATCATCTTTTATCTAAG CTAAATGAAAATGATGGACATAAAAAAGATCTCCCTCCTCAGCTTATTCAGTGTTATGCATGCCCAAActgcttcctcctcttcactATAAGAGATGAATGCTTGCAGCATATGTCTGGAAAGAACCACTTCCTCCAGGTTTTTAAATTGAGTG GTGAAATGAAGACTGGccttcctctgcctttcccatCCTATGCAAAGAAACTTCTGATATCCCTGTGCAAAGAGGTCCCCTTCCAAGTGAAGTGTATATCCTGCTACCAGATATTACGCTCACATATGGAATTAACAGCTCATTTCAG AACACGTTGTCGTAATTCTGGCCCCATGGCACTGTCAAAGAAGAGCATCTCCCAAgttgcagaaatatttaaaacaaaaggtcACTGTGAGAACTGCGATAAGCTGTTTGCTGATGAGGATCAGATCACTCAACATAAGCAAAGCACTCAACATAAAATTAAAGTTATTTCTACAATGGAAGAGTCCATCTTGACATTCTGTCATatcaatgagaaaaataaaaatccgTCTCATTTGCGTCATATTGTGGATCGGTCCAGACCACTGCTTAAAAGACCTTTGACTTGGAGTGAATCCACTAATGAAAGTGAATCTGCTCCTTCAAAACGGAGAAGtgatttaaaagataaaaatgaaggtCATATTGAAAACCAAAGTCAAGGTAGTGCTTGCAAAGTAAAAGCCTGGTTTTGTGAATGCCTTCAAAAGTTTCTTACAGAAGAGTCAGTAGAAAAGCACATTTTATCAGCAAACAGGATCTGTCATAAGTGTGCTGTGTGTGGAAAACTTGCTGAAAATTCAAGCATTATCCGCCTGCATATGAGTCGATTCCATGGGGGAGCGCACTTGACTAACTTTATTTTCTGGTGCAGAGCATGCTCTGCAGATCTCCTTAGAGAAGAGGATATTATGGGACATGTGACTGAATTTCATGGTGGACATAGTTACTATTATGAGCAGGAAGCTCTAGAAGATGAATCTGTGCCCTCTGCTTCTGGCACAGTGTGCAGTTCCTCAACTGAAACAAAAGACTGTATTCCTAGTCCCGTGGAACTCTCCCCTGACAGAAGTCTTGTCCTGGGAAAATGGCAATGCCATATTTGTGAGGAAATGTTTGACTCTGAAGACTGCGTTAAACAGCATTGCATGTCTTTAGAAAGCCATGCATTTCACAGGTATTGCTGTGGCTTATGCAGAAATCACTTTCGGAAGGTAGGAACACTGCAGCGGCACTGCCAAGAGCACCATGACCAGGAGATACAGATTAAATACTTCTGTGGCCTCTGTGGTAATCTCTTCTTCGACACGGAGGAAGAATTTCTAATCCATTATAAGGACCTTCATAGCATGGACTATGCATTTGTGCCTGAGCAAATGGAAGTATCAATAAAAAAAGAAGATGACTTCCTCCCAGTAGAAAAAGGAGACTGCTTAACCTGTGGTTGCCGGACAAATTATGTCTCcagaataaacaggaggaatgaTTATGTGAATTGTCAGAAGGTCATGCTGCAAAAAGGAAGCTTATGGTTTCGCTGCTGTTTGTGTTCTGCAACTGCACAGAATTTTGCTGATTTGAACAGTCATCTCAATAGTCACGCATCAGTGAAACGTAATGAAGAGATGTATGTTGTTAGATGTGCTGCATGCAACAAAAACTTCCATGATCTTCAGAGTGCCCATCAGCACTATCACATGAAACACTGCTTCTTGCAGAAACCGGATATATCAAATCTTGCATCAGAATCAGAAAATACAGTATTCAAGTTCGCAGCCAGTGGGGCTTGTGTGGACAAGAAACCTGACAAACAAAAGCTTTCAGCATATCCATCCAAGGCTCAAGAAAGACCACAGTCATCTCCTCTGCAGGGACCAAtacatggaaagaaagaaaaagaaaactctgcaTACTCTGAAGAAACTAATGAAG ACAGTGAACTTCCTGATTTTGACTACCTGAGTACCATGACTCATATCGTGTTGGTGGATCTGGACAACTGGGGAAGCTTATTCACGCAGCTGCCAGCTAACCTGAACCAAGGGACATTTATCTGGGGCTTTCAAG GAGGATATAGCAACTGGAAACCTCCAGTGCAGTGCAAAATTTATAATTATCTTAAGAAGATTGGATGTTTCTTCCTTCATCCACGTTGTGGTaccagaagagaagcagcagacttTGCACTCTGTGTTCAT GCTGGTCGTCTGGATGAGCACCTGCCCAAGCAAATTCCTTTCACTGTACTTTCTGGAGACAAAAGCTTTCTAGAACTGGAAGCTCAATTTAAAATGACTCAGCGATCAGCTCGCATCCTAAATCCTCATCACATTGAAGGAGACATGATGTGTGCCTTGCTAAACAGCATTTCAGATACCACAAAAG TTTCAGATAGTGAAGAGGATGAAGATATCAAGCTAACAGTAAAAAGGAGTTTAGAAGAAGCAAAGAAACAGGAAG AGCAAGATGCAGAACTGGAAGAAGCTGTCAAGAGGAGCCTTGAGGAAATGTAA